The genome window GAGCGTCTGGTCACGGTGCTCGAGGACGCCGAGACCCAGGCAGTCCCCGTGTCCGTTATCGACCCCGACGAGCAGGCCCTCCAAGGTCGCCAGGTCGAAGTCGGGCGGGAGCGAGGGCATGAACACGGTCGGCTTCACCCTCCATCGGTGCACCTGGGGGCCGAGGAACTCGCCGAGCCGCCGCTCCTGGTAGGCGAGTCGCTCGTCCACCGGCCTGATCCGTATCTCCGGGTGGACCTCGAGCTCCATGACATGCAGGGACAGGAACTTGCGCAGGACCCCGGTGACGGGCTCCATCTCGCCTCCCCGGGCGAGAGCGACCACGTGGTGCGGACGGCAGAGCTCGGCCTTGTGGAGCTTCAGGAGCTGCCCGGCCACGCCGCCGATCAGGCCGGACGTGTCCACCACGGTCATGCGGGCTCCCATCTCGATCGCCCGCAGGACGAGCTTCGCGGTGCCGGTGACGAGCGGCAGCAGCTTCCCGCGCGGGGAGACGGTCCCGACGAACGCCATCGCATCGGGTGAGCCGAGGCTGGCAGGATCGAGATCCTCGACGGAACGGAAGAGCTTCAGTCCGACCGTGGCGGGCGGGCCGATGGTCGACTGCGCCAGGTCGGCGTCGATGACCGCGGTGGGGATCCCGGCCTCTACGGCTGCCCGGGCCAGGCGGAGCACGAACGTGGTCTTGCCCGAGTCGATCCCGCCCGTGAC of Actinomycetota bacterium contains these proteins:
- a CDS encoding Clp1/GlmU family protein, coding for MSDIEQAHADAVAELVASPGRVFVTGGIDSGKTTFVLRLARAAVEAGIPTAVIDADLAQSTIGPPATVGLKLFRSVEDLDPASLGSPDAMAFVGTVSPRGKLLPLVTGTAKLVLRAIEMGARMTVVDTSGLIGGVAGQLLKLHKAELCRPHHVVALARGGEMEPVTGVLRKFLSLHVMELEVHPEIRIRPVDERLAYQERRLGEFLGPQVHRWRVKPTVFMPSLPPDFDLATLEGLLVGVDNGHGDCLGLGVLEHRDQTLRLLTPVAEGVKALRLGSVRATARGTITGRVDIPAMFGTD